From the genome of Halobaculum halobium, one region includes:
- the brxL gene encoding protease Lon-related BREX system protein BrxL: protein MSIRDVDQKALDVFSGRVVRKDLVQDIKAGANVPTYVLEYLVGQYCATDDEQSMEEGLETVKKILSKHYVRPDEAEFVKSEVRERGRYRVIDKVTVRLDEQQDAYIGSFVNLGLSDVEINEHLVSKHPKLLGGGVWAVIDLEYLPDNANSQKSLFGIDSFKPIQVSNLDLDQLKERRREFTRDEWLDLLLQSIGYDPSSFDRREKMLFLLRCVPLVESNYNYVELGPRGTGKSYLYREISPHSILISGGKTTVAKLFLNLNTGRIGLVGRWDVVAFDEVGGLQFSDSEAVQMLKDYMESGSFSRGTEELTAQASMVYVGNIDLDVEGVLKSSHLFKPFPEDMQDLALIDRFHYYLPGWEVPKMQSSFFGDQFGFIVDYFAEFVRELRKESYGDAINEVFTFGDHLNQRDEKAVRKTVSGLLKLLHPHGEYTKEELREYLELAMEGRRRVKEQLKRMGGMEYRAVNFSYIDLETREETFVSVPEEAEESLIPPGTQQPGTLYTIGESGSKNAVFRIETQALPGSGKTSIAGSTGTEMKEEFQTATNYLQANIRELSRDESLDDYDIKVQVLNPSDAETGTEISMGFLIGIISGILDRPVRSQMVALGGLSLTGELVEVDSLVDKLQLAVDAGASTVLLPAKNKEDFARIPDELLDELELVFYTDPIEAASKAMQLE, encoded by the coding sequence ATGTCTATTCGAGACGTCGATCAAAAGGCCCTCGACGTCTTCTCCGGCCGCGTAGTCCGAAAGGACCTTGTTCAGGATATCAAGGCCGGGGCAAACGTCCCGACGTATGTCCTCGAATATCTCGTCGGACAGTACTGTGCCACCGATGACGAGCAATCGATGGAGGAAGGGTTGGAGACGGTTAAGAAGATTCTCTCGAAGCATTACGTCCGCCCGGATGAGGCTGAATTCGTCAAAAGTGAAGTCCGTGAACGCGGTCGCTATCGCGTCATCGACAAAGTGACCGTCAGGCTCGACGAACAACAGGACGCCTACATCGGGTCCTTCGTGAACTTGGGGCTCAGCGACGTTGAGATCAACGAGCATCTCGTTAGCAAGCATCCGAAGCTACTCGGCGGCGGTGTCTGGGCGGTTATCGATCTCGAGTATCTGCCCGACAACGCAAATTCCCAGAAGAGCTTGTTCGGTATTGACTCGTTCAAACCGATTCAGGTGTCGAATCTCGATCTCGACCAGCTGAAAGAACGCCGCAGGGAGTTCACACGCGACGAGTGGCTCGACTTGTTGCTCCAGAGTATTGGCTATGACCCTTCCTCATTTGACCGCAGGGAGAAAATGCTATTTCTGCTCCGGTGTGTCCCTCTCGTCGAATCGAACTACAACTACGTGGAGCTCGGCCCTCGCGGCACCGGGAAAAGCTACCTGTACCGGGAGATCAGCCCGCATTCTATACTAATTTCCGGTGGGAAAACCACCGTCGCAAAACTGTTCTTGAACCTTAACACGGGGCGGATTGGCCTCGTTGGACGTTGGGACGTCGTCGCGTTCGACGAGGTCGGCGGTCTGCAGTTCTCGGACTCGGAGGCCGTCCAGATGCTCAAGGACTATATGGAGTCCGGAAGCTTCTCGCGCGGTACTGAGGAGCTGACCGCACAGGCGTCAATGGTCTACGTCGGCAATATCGACCTTGACGTCGAGGGTGTACTCAAGAGCTCTCACTTGTTCAAGCCGTTCCCAGAGGACATGCAGGACCTCGCACTGATCGACCGCTTCCATTACTACCTACCAGGCTGGGAAGTACCAAAGATGCAGTCGTCGTTCTTTGGTGATCAGTTCGGCTTCATCGTCGACTACTTCGCGGAGTTCGTTCGCGAGCTCCGCAAGGAGTCGTACGGGGACGCAATCAATGAGGTGTTCACGTTCGGCGATCATCTCAACCAGCGAGACGAAAAGGCCGTCCGCAAGACCGTCTCGGGACTACTGAAACTACTTCACCCGCACGGTGAGTACACGAAGGAGGAACTCAGAGAGTACCTCGAACTGGCGATGGAAGGGCGACGCCGTGTGAAAGAGCAGCTCAAACGGATGGGGGGTATGGAGTACCGGGCAGTGAACTTCTCATACATCGATCTTGAAACACGCGAAGAAACATTCGTGAGTGTGCCCGAGGAAGCAGAGGAGTCCCTGATCCCCCCCGGGACACAGCAGCCAGGCACGCTCTATACGATCGGCGAATCCGGATCCAAGAACGCCGTCTTCCGAATCGAAACACAGGCGTTGCCCGGCTCCGGGAAGACGAGCATCGCCGGCTCGACAGGCACAGAGATGAAAGAGGAGTTCCAGACCGCGACAAATTACCTGCAAGCGAACATCCGGGAGTTGTCCCGGGATGAGTCGCTCGACGACTACGATATCAAGGTGCAGGTGCTGAATCCCTCGGACGCTGAGACAGGAACTGAGATCAGTATGGGCTTTCTTATCGGCATCATCTCCGGCATTCTGGATCGGCCTGTCCGGTCCCAAATGGTCGCACTCGGTGGACTGAGTCTCACGGGAGAGCTCGTTGAAGTAGACTCCCTCGTAGACAAGCTTCAGCTGGCGGTCGACGCTGGTGCCTCAACAGTCCTGCTTCCCGCAAAAAACAAAGAGGATTTCGCCAGGATTCCAGATGAGCTTCTCGACGAGCTGGAGCTAGTGTTCTACACTGATCCGATCGAGGCCGCTAGCAAAGCGATGCAGTTGGAGTAG
- a CDS encoding PD-(D/E)XK nuclease family protein, which produces MSESETAKLLFGPSFSTLRKATFDRGWELADEGIRRVLYIESNNRASDDVADAWAAEHPALAIEVTTLDDVVDHCYEQLFGVGETLGRQERLRLIEQALIDVDEAGDLNGGPALLEEFSQVFATIEAAGISTVEMLRESLADTTLPERIRDPTVTAFERYTALRDDYTNERTQPRNERIRAVAEAEPSLQTCYPSVDVVIVADRRSLPSVEYQLIDRLANEFAFFATLPAIHEDTDGIGTDRAIVDCFEAFQALGCDPEYVPPAEEEASTHEIAQQLYVLSERDDHETATALDDIVWHEAPTPEREVRHVARSIRQQLSDGIPPEEIAVVVPGLISYREQLADSFDAYEIPYVSYANKVLQQTHVGEAVLQLVSLCSENPQTDTLVELVSNPIVGIDDVDPSTVAAMNRRLPSQDCTRLLTELSNEGYRTTATQLEQILNDCQMVRGSDITPAAAMEQIETLLDQLRLASHISNHTNSGDRVDATLEQRTLSQIQSVLDSVSEVAALGLVDDPVDRIERALSDVRAPAPKQDTTGRVEVMGLLDVRGKAFEHMYLIGATADALPASPQRPLFFEEIEDIVPALQTDPDAVVDSDPQLDARYEVATLLASTQTAHFTTPEATINDDTVLPSPILDELARVTELEPSEPLSVHGTAEDLQRTLAKSDTAELHNMVQACVAAGDLTDSQATRLKDGAECAAHRSDITLSDYDGQLDTSTVEAVFSDEKLERLSPSRLKGYAKCGFAYFMNRGLGLDAPDDISTEPDTLDIGDVVHETLERFFSRLQTTPGEPVDLSDYDFEMLEMQLLTAALDAEAELDLSYDSPFYTTWKSHLLAGLATPAENDHYDASTTGQPAPESEHSRRDRGFFLRFLEEEYSNDSELHPAWFETPVGFDHDTPTFELPLPDGTTATISGVIDRIDITQDVTSEPASVFDYKTGSTNLKRTVEGVEFQLPLYAIAATHGIATTTDQPSAAITVDAHFYDIDVPNGVSRKGPLSERVGDGPADPSYEAFLEDLTPRRVHQIDEAIRNGAFHPSVLGPREAGCKYCDYSDVCDVRHHDRYDLIEHIDEENATAYVADRSREIAVEDRLPGGSDA; this is translated from the coding sequence ATGTCTGAGTCTGAGACCGCCAAACTCCTCTTTGGGCCCTCGTTTTCAACGCTTCGGAAGGCCACCTTCGATCGGGGATGGGAGCTTGCCGATGAAGGAATTAGACGAGTCCTCTACATCGAATCAAACAATCGAGCGAGCGACGACGTTGCGGATGCATGGGCAGCTGAGCATCCGGCGCTCGCGATAGAGGTGACGACGCTCGACGACGTCGTTGACCACTGCTACGAGCAGCTATTCGGCGTCGGAGAGACGCTGGGACGACAGGAACGACTCCGCCTGATCGAGCAAGCACTCATCGACGTCGACGAGGCTGGGGATCTCAACGGAGGCCCTGCACTGCTCGAAGAATTCTCACAGGTTTTCGCGACCATCGAGGCGGCGGGCATCTCGACCGTAGAGATGCTCCGTGAATCGCTCGCCGACACGACACTCCCAGAGCGGATTCGTGATCCGACTGTAACAGCCTTTGAACGGTACACAGCTCTCCGTGACGACTACACGAACGAACGGACGCAGCCACGAAACGAACGGATCAGGGCCGTTGCTGAAGCCGAACCGTCGCTCCAGACATGCTACCCCTCGGTTGACGTCGTGATCGTTGCTGATCGTCGATCGCTACCGAGCGTGGAATACCAGCTCATTGACCGACTCGCCAACGAGTTCGCGTTCTTCGCGACGCTGCCTGCCATCCACGAAGACACCGATGGCATCGGAACTGATCGTGCAATCGTCGACTGCTTCGAGGCGTTTCAGGCGCTCGGGTGCGACCCGGAGTACGTTCCTCCAGCGGAAGAGGAGGCATCGACTCACGAGATCGCACAGCAGCTATACGTCCTTTCCGAGCGCGATGACCATGAGACAGCTACAGCTCTAGACGACATCGTGTGGCACGAGGCTCCAACACCGGAGCGGGAAGTGCGTCACGTCGCACGGAGCATCCGGCAGCAGCTTTCTGACGGCATTCCTCCGGAAGAGATCGCAGTCGTCGTCCCAGGCCTGATCTCCTACCGTGAACAGCTGGCGGATAGCTTCGACGCGTACGAGATCCCGTACGTAAGCTACGCCAACAAAGTACTCCAGCAAACACACGTCGGGGAAGCAGTCCTACAACTAGTCTCTCTCTGCAGCGAGAATCCGCAGACAGACACGCTTGTCGAGTTAGTATCGAATCCAATTGTTGGTATCGATGACGTGGATCCGTCCACCGTAGCGGCGATGAATCGCCGGCTCCCCTCACAAGATTGCACAAGGCTTCTCACAGAGCTGTCAAACGAGGGGTACAGGACGACTGCGACACAGTTAGAGCAGATTCTCAACGACTGCCAGATGGTTCGGGGATCCGATATCACCCCAGCGGCGGCTATGGAGCAGATCGAGACGCTACTCGATCAACTCAGGTTAGCGTCACACATCTCCAACCACACCAACTCCGGTGATCGTGTCGACGCTACCCTCGAACAACGGACGCTCTCACAGATCCAGAGTGTATTAGATTCCGTCTCCGAGGTCGCTGCACTTGGCCTCGTCGACGATCCAGTCGACCGTATTGAACGAGCGTTGAGCGACGTTCGCGCGCCGGCTCCCAAACAAGACACGACGGGACGAGTCGAGGTGATGGGCCTCCTCGACGTACGGGGCAAAGCGTTCGAGCATATGTATCTCATCGGTGCGACGGCAGATGCCCTTCCGGCATCTCCTCAGCGACCGCTGTTCTTTGAAGAAATCGAGGATATTGTCCCGGCACTCCAGACAGATCCGGACGCAGTCGTCGACTCGGATCCGCAGCTAGACGCACGGTACGAGGTAGCTACTCTCCTAGCTAGTACTCAGACCGCACATTTCACTACGCCGGAAGCGACGATCAATGACGACACAGTCCTTCCATCACCGATCCTGGATGAACTAGCCCGCGTTACTGAACTCGAGCCCTCGGAACCGCTCTCTGTTCATGGAACTGCTGAGGATCTCCAGCGGACCCTCGCGAAATCTGACACTGCGGAGTTGCACAATATGGTCCAGGCCTGCGTCGCGGCCGGTGATCTGACTGACTCACAGGCCACTCGGCTCAAAGACGGCGCAGAGTGTGCGGCCCATCGTAGCGATATTACTCTTTCTGACTATGACGGCCAGCTCGATACGAGTACCGTCGAGGCAGTATTTTCGGATGAGAAACTCGAGCGGCTTAGCCCAAGTCGCTTGAAGGGCTACGCGAAATGTGGATTCGCCTATTTCATGAACCGAGGGCTTGGGCTTGACGCACCGGACGATATTTCGACGGAGCCGGACACGCTTGACATCGGTGATGTCGTTCATGAAACACTCGAGCGATTCTTTTCGCGACTGCAAACCACCCCCGGCGAACCAGTTGACCTCTCTGACTATGACTTCGAGATGCTCGAAATGCAACTTCTCACGGCAGCACTCGACGCCGAAGCAGAACTCGACCTCTCGTACGATAGTCCGTTCTATACCACTTGGAAGAGCCACTTACTTGCCGGTCTGGCGACGCCAGCCGAAAATGACCATTACGATGCCTCAACGACTGGACAGCCAGCACCGGAGTCGGAACATAGCCGTCGAGATCGCGGATTCTTCCTGCGGTTCTTAGAAGAGGAATACAGTAACGATAGCGAACTTCACCCAGCGTGGTTCGAAACACCGGTAGGATTTGACCACGACACCCCCACATTCGAACTTCCGCTTCCGGATGGAACGACGGCGACTATTTCGGGAGTCATCGACCGTATCGATATTACGCAGGATGTGACATCGGAACCTGCCTCAGTGTTCGATTACAAGACTGGTAGCACGAACCTCAAGCGGACGGTTGAAGGCGTCGAGTTCCAACTCCCGCTGTATGCTATCGCCGCCACACATGGAATCGCGACGACAACTGACCAACCATCGGCAGCTATAACCGTCGATGCTCATTTCTACGATATCGACGTCCCGAATGGCGTCTCACGGAAAGGACCGCTCTCTGAGCGCGTCGGGGACGGCCCGGCTGATCCTTCCTACGAGGCATTCCTTGAAGATCTAACACCACGACGGGTTCACCAGATCGACGAAGCGATCCGAAACGGCGCCTTTCATCCGTCGGTTCTCGGTCCGCGCGAGGCTGGGTGCAAGTACTGTGACTACAGCGATGTCTGTGATGTCCGACACCACGACCGCTACGATCTTATCGAACATATCGACGAGGAGAATGCGACCGCATACGTCGCGGATCGGAGCCGTGAGATTGCCGTCGAGGATCGTCTACCGGGGGGTAGTGATGCATGA
- a CDS encoding UvrD-helicase domain-containing protein, which translates to MSGSEDDSSEADDVIQLTDEQEAALDLSRNIAVTAGAGTGKTTTLTERYLTMLDPGAVTPENIVTITFTKDAANEMRERIRAAVDQELTAADSQTPYDDWREIRDELENGYIHTIHAFCSRLLTEHAVEAPVDPNFTTLDETDAARLQRDVVTQFIDQHEDEHGLNLLARLWSRDSLEEVLVGLLDSRPESTRWATHWKDKSPNEYLDVAWEQFIPIDGELVESWFADPMFVDALETLRDIHTRELAIDDGDDAMEKLETIDETLQRTGALDEEATTRSRQTAVNTIANALTTGDGDRYSQDYRIYGASSNGWDDFEAEQEELRAAIDTILETIEPETLTIVEDLSTERNSSYYVLALARVYDKLETAYDEVKADRNALDYTDLIGRTISFLKNHDAARTAIQEQFDYVMVDEVQDTDPRQWRLVRALTGTDPREFDSQNVFLVGDEKQSIYRFRGADVTAFSEARHRLSAANPEGVSAELPLSGSFRTVEPTLSFINDLFEMVFEPESDERQPYEAEPQRLTAERREGTDIDGLCEYLLVPESSGNGLLDADNPLEQDQFINTAHREASALAARLSQLFADPPQVYDEETDEYRDAEPRDVTVLLRARTRLEFYERAFDEAEIPYTVVSGMGFYDSPEVTALVNLLRVLEDPTNDIALYGVLRSPLFGVTDDRLARSLAAGNRDSDSLWAGLQDADGNLADAYELLTDWRAAAGLDASSGEQTGITMWSSLLTRVIDETGYLASISADDRSQQAVVNVEKLREQFRNWEDQRALTISGLLDRIDRQQTLAKRTPEATIHTETEGVEIRTVHSAKGLESRIVVVPELNTGFNQRANVDEYGKVYLDEIYDVPFLGLKAPTQTDPFVMKDTLVRDRLKARHQREDRAEQKRLLYVALTRARDHVILSGTNSLTVVEDDVYPKGSNPADASSWRDFVESALFEGVDLSELLVADSLDGELSTSDYQIRLPPSPAEWSGTDDTTPETAPSIDTLSPERRSRPVQLSATNYAKIVTGYADDTGVSFDPGEPDPTSLAAENADDQSATEPVSYSTDDGSVTNAEETEEDADTDSGEDGLAAAFGDAVHRICELDRPESEWGDIINEAFEMHDIDPTRANRDEIITHSRRGLAAVQTLHRELQNPLTYNELFVRASLDVGAVIGYIDHLAVTDDAYYILDFKTSDTSARAPTEIAERYWPQLRAYAVALAQQDPRERDIHALLYFTDADQVERTKITPEEIGEIRTTIQETLTKVAETTELGPES; encoded by the coding sequence ATGAGTGGGTCGGAAGATGACTCTTCTGAGGCCGACGACGTGATCCAGCTCACTGACGAGCAGGAGGCCGCGCTTGATCTGTCACGCAATATCGCGGTGACCGCTGGTGCTGGTACAGGCAAGACCACGACACTTACCGAGCGGTACCTTACGATGCTTGATCCCGGTGCCGTTACGCCGGAGAACATCGTGACGATCACATTCACAAAAGACGCCGCGAACGAGATGCGCGAGCGAATCCGTGCTGCGGTCGACCAAGAACTGACAGCGGCCGACTCACAGACCCCTTATGACGACTGGCGCGAAATCCGCGATGAACTCGAAAACGGCTATATTCACACGATTCACGCGTTCTGTAGCCGGCTGCTAACTGAGCATGCTGTCGAGGCCCCTGTCGATCCCAATTTCACAACGCTCGATGAAACGGATGCCGCACGCCTCCAGCGCGATGTTGTTACGCAGTTCATCGATCAGCACGAAGATGAACACGGCCTCAACCTCTTAGCGAGACTGTGGTCCCGCGATTCACTTGAGGAAGTCTTAGTCGGTCTGCTCGATTCCCGTCCCGAAAGCACGCGTTGGGCAACCCACTGGAAAGACAAGAGCCCAAACGAGTATCTCGATGTCGCCTGGGAGCAGTTCATACCGATCGACGGTGAGTTGGTTGAATCATGGTTCGCCGATCCAATGTTCGTCGACGCGCTTGAAACACTCCGAGATATCCACACACGTGAGTTGGCGATCGATGATGGCGACGATGCGATGGAGAAGCTCGAGACGATCGATGAGACTCTCCAACGTACGGGTGCCCTCGATGAAGAAGCGACGACACGCTCCCGACAGACGGCAGTGAATACCATCGCAAACGCACTGACAACCGGCGACGGCGACCGGTACAGTCAAGATTACCGCATCTATGGTGCGAGCTCGAACGGTTGGGATGACTTTGAGGCCGAGCAGGAGGAGTTGCGGGCTGCGATCGACACGATCCTTGAGACGATCGAACCGGAGACGCTGACAATCGTCGAAGATCTCTCGACGGAGCGCAACAGCAGTTACTACGTTCTCGCGCTCGCACGAGTATACGACAAACTCGAAACCGCGTACGATGAGGTCAAAGCTGACCGCAACGCTCTCGATTATACGGACCTCATCGGAAGGACAATCTCGTTCCTGAAAAATCACGATGCCGCACGGACCGCGATACAGGAACAGTTCGACTACGTCATGGTCGATGAGGTTCAGGACACCGACCCACGTCAGTGGCGCCTAGTCCGTGCATTAACGGGGACCGATCCGCGCGAGTTCGATTCGCAGAACGTCTTCCTCGTGGGTGATGAAAAACAGAGTATCTATCGCTTCCGTGGCGCCGATGTGACCGCGTTCAGTGAAGCGCGGCATCGGCTCTCCGCGGCAAACCCAGAGGGCGTGTCTGCGGAATTGCCCCTGAGTGGTAGTTTCCGGACCGTCGAGCCGACGTTGTCATTCATTAATGATCTCTTCGAGATGGTTTTCGAACCGGAAAGTGACGAGCGGCAGCCGTATGAAGCCGAGCCACAACGTCTCACTGCTGAACGACGAGAGGGAACAGATATTGATGGACTCTGTGAATATCTTCTCGTTCCAGAGTCATCCGGAAACGGACTGCTTGACGCCGATAATCCACTGGAACAAGATCAGTTCATTAATACCGCCCATCGCGAAGCGAGCGCTCTCGCAGCACGTCTCTCACAGCTGTTTGCGGACCCACCACAAGTTTACGATGAGGAGACCGATGAATACCGCGATGCCGAACCCCGTGACGTGACAGTCTTACTCCGGGCTCGGACCCGACTAGAGTTCTACGAGCGCGCCTTTGATGAAGCCGAGATTCCCTATACCGTCGTCTCCGGGATGGGATTCTACGATAGCCCCGAGGTTACGGCCTTGGTGAATCTACTTCGAGTACTCGAAGATCCAACTAACGATATTGCCCTCTATGGAGTACTCCGATCACCGCTTTTCGGGGTCACTGATGATCGACTGGCACGCTCGCTCGCGGCAGGGAATAGGGACAGCGACTCGCTGTGGGCAGGCCTTCAGGATGCGGATGGGAATCTCGCGGACGCATACGAACTCCTCACAGATTGGCGAGCCGCTGCCGGTCTCGATGCCAGCTCGGGGGAGCAAACAGGCATCACGATGTGGAGTTCTCTGCTTACCCGCGTGATCGACGAGACCGGTTACCTCGCAAGCATCAGCGCAGACGATCGCTCACAACAGGCGGTCGTCAACGTCGAAAAGCTCCGCGAGCAGTTCCGAAACTGGGAGGATCAGCGTGCACTCACGATAAGTGGTTTGCTGGATCGCATCGACCGGCAGCAAACATTGGCTAAACGTACTCCCGAGGCGACTATACACACCGAAACGGAGGGTGTAGAAATCAGGACAGTCCACTCAGCCAAGGGCTTAGAGTCGCGAATCGTCGTCGTACCGGAGCTAAACACTGGATTCAATCAACGAGCGAACGTCGATGAGTACGGGAAGGTCTACCTCGACGAGATCTACGATGTTCCGTTCCTGGGTCTGAAAGCGCCGACACAGACCGACCCGTTTGTTATGAAGGATACGCTTGTTCGCGATCGGCTAAAGGCTCGCCATCAGCGAGAGGATCGTGCCGAGCAGAAGCGACTCCTCTATGTGGCACTCACTAGGGCACGGGATCACGTCATTCTCAGTGGGACAAACAGCTTGACTGTTGTAGAAGACGACGTCTATCCGAAGGGTAGCAATCCGGCTGACGCCTCCAGCTGGCGTGACTTTGTTGAGTCTGCCTTGTTTGAAGGGGTTGACCTGAGTGAGCTACTCGTGGCTGACTCGCTCGACGGCGAACTATCGACGAGCGACTACCAGATCCGGCTCCCCCCGTCGCCAGCGGAGTGGAGCGGAACGGACGATACAACACCGGAGACAGCGCCGTCGATCGATACCCTCTCCCCCGAGCGACGTTCACGGCCAGTGCAACTCTCTGCGACGAACTACGCAAAGATCGTCACCGGGTATGCTGACGACACGGGCGTGAGCTTCGATCCTGGTGAGCCCGATCCGACTTCACTCGCCGCTGAAAACGCGGACGACCAGTCAGCGACTGAGCCTGTGTCCTATTCGACTGATGATGGGAGTGTAACTAATGCTGAAGAAACCGAGGAAGATGCGGATACGGACAGCGGTGAGGATGGTCTCGCTGCCGCGTTTGGAGACGCTGTCCACCGGATCTGTGAACTTGACCGGCCTGAATCAGAGTGGGGTGATATCATTAATGAAGCGTTCGAAATGCATGATATCGACCCGACACGAGCGAACCGAGATGAGATTATCACCCATAGCCGACGGGGGCTTGCGGCCGTCCAAACGCTTCACCGCGAGCTGCAGAACCCACTCACGTACAACGAGCTGTTCGTCAGGGCCTCGTTGGATGTCGGAGCGGTAATCGGATATATCGATCACCTCGCCGTCACTGACGATGCATATTACATCCTCGATTTCAAAACGAGTGATACCTCAGCGAGAGCGCCTACTGAGATCGCAGAGCGCTACTGGCCACAGCTACGAGCGTACGCTGTTGCCCTTGCACAGCAGGACCCGCGGGAACGGGATATCCACGCACTGCTCTACTTCACCGATGCTGATCAGGTAGAGCGAACTAAAATCACCCCTGAAGAGATCGGTGAGATCCGCACGACCATCCAGGAGACTCTCACGAAGGTTGCCGAGACAACGGAACTTGGTCCTGAAAGCTAA